In Kordia antarctica, the following proteins share a genomic window:
- the tyrS gene encoding tyrosine--tRNA ligase encodes MNSNLVEELRWRGMIHDIMPGTEEQLVKEMTTAYIGFDPTSDSLHIGSMVPIILLMHLYKSGHKPIALVGGATGMIGDPSGKSDERNLLTEDILAKNVAGIKRVLSRFLDFNSKEENAPILVNNYDWMKNFSFIDFARDVGKRITVNYMMAKDSVKKRVGEEGAGMSFTEFTYQLIQGYDFYHLHKEHNCLLQMGGSDQWGNITTGTELVRRMNTEEAAKAYAMTCPLITKADGTKFGKTAGGNIWLDADKTSVYRFYQFWLNASDEDAEKYIKIFTFLDKETIDALLAEHAEAPHIRLLQKKLAEEITILVHSKEDLENAQKATNILFGKSTSDDLKQLDEQTFLDVFEGIPQAEIERADIEEGLDMIAALAAKTNFLNSNGDARRALKENSVSVNKAKVNEDYKITTDDLINDKFVTIQRGKKKNFLLIVK; translated from the coding sequence ATGAATAGCAATTTAGTAGAAGAGTTACGTTGGAGAGGAATGATACACGATATCATGCCAGGAACAGAAGAACAATTGGTGAAAGAAATGACGACTGCGTATATTGGATTTGACCCAACATCAGATTCATTACACATTGGAAGTATGGTTCCTATTATTTTGTTGATGCATTTGTATAAATCTGGACATAAGCCAATTGCATTAGTTGGTGGCGCAACAGGAATGATTGGCGATCCATCAGGAAAGTCGGACGAACGTAATTTATTGACAGAAGATATTTTGGCTAAAAATGTAGCTGGAATCAAGCGTGTATTATCTCGTTTTTTAGATTTTAATTCGAAAGAAGAAAATGCACCAATTTTAGTGAACAATTACGATTGGATGAAAAATTTCTCTTTCATCGATTTTGCTCGTGATGTTGGAAAAAGAATCACGGTAAATTACATGATGGCGAAAGATTCTGTAAAGAAACGTGTTGGAGAAGAAGGTGCAGGAATGTCATTTACAGAGTTTACATACCAATTAATTCAAGGATACGATTTTTACCATTTACACAAAGAACACAATTGTTTGCTGCAAATGGGCGGATCGGATCAATGGGGAAATATTACCACAGGAACCGAATTGGTTCGTAGAATGAACACGGAAGAAGCTGCAAAAGCATACGCAATGACCTGTCCGTTAATCACAAAAGCAGACGGAACAAAGTTTGGAAAAACGGCTGGCGGAAATATTTGGCTAGATGCTGATAAAACTTCGGTATATCGTTTTTACCAATTTTGGTTGAATGCTTCGGATGAAGATGCTGAAAAGTACATTAAAATCTTTACATTTTTAGATAAAGAAACCATTGATGCTTTGCTTGCTGAACACGCAGAAGCACCACATATACGTTTGTTACAAAAGAAATTGGCTGAAGAAATTACGATTTTAGTTCATAGTAAAGAAGATTTAGAAAATGCTCAAAAAGCAACGAATATTTTATTTGGAAAATCGACTTCTGACGATTTGAAACAACTTGATGAACAAACATTTTTAGATGTTTTTGAAGGAATTCCGCAAGCAGAAATTGAGCGTGCTGATATTGAAGAAGGTTTGGATATGATCGCAGCTTTAGCTGCAAAAACGAACTTTCTAAACTCTAACGGAGATGCAAGAAGAGCGTTAAAAGAAAACTCAGTTTCGGTAAATAAAGCGAAAGTTAACGAAGATTATAAAATTACAACGGACGATTTGATTAATGATAAATTTGTGACAATTCAGCGTGGAAAGAAGAAGAATTTTTTGTTGATTGTGAAGTAA
- a CDS encoding NAD-dependent epimerase/dehydratase family protein, translated as MILVTGGTGLVGAHLLAHLVQTETRVKAIYRTIDKLEAVKNVFSYYFDDSIPFFEKIDWHKADVVDVPSLEVVFPEITHVYHVAALISFDPKDFDSLRKINIEGTANVVNLCIAYGVKKLCFVSSVAAVGENEDPTIPITEETDWNPEADNNVYAISKYGSEMEVWRGSQEGLDVVIVNPAIILGAGFWRSGSGSLFRTIKKGLKYYTKGILSYVDVKDVVSVMIQLMNSDIKGERFILVAENWSLEKFTQVTAKALHVQPPQKEASAFLLGIAWRMDWWRQFFTGKRRKLTKQTAQSIQSQSFFESSKIQKALNFTFIPVEESIERVSERYNG; from the coding sequence ATGATATTAGTAACTGGTGGAACTGGATTGGTTGGCGCGCATTTATTGGCGCATTTGGTACAAACGGAAACGCGTGTAAAAGCGATTTACAGAACAATTGATAAATTGGAAGCTGTAAAAAATGTGTTTTCATATTATTTTGATGACTCAATTCCTTTTTTTGAGAAGATAGATTGGCACAAAGCTGACGTTGTAGATGTTCCATCATTGGAAGTTGTATTTCCCGAAATTACACATGTATATCATGTAGCAGCGTTAATTTCGTTTGATCCGAAAGATTTTGACTCCTTACGGAAGATTAATATTGAAGGAACTGCCAATGTTGTAAATTTATGTATCGCTTATGGCGTGAAAAAACTCTGCTTTGTAAGTTCGGTAGCGGCTGTTGGCGAAAATGAAGATCCTACAATTCCGATTACGGAAGAAACAGATTGGAATCCAGAAGCTGATAATAATGTGTACGCAATTTCAAAATATGGTTCCGAAATGGAAGTTTGGCGCGGTTCGCAAGAAGGTTTGGATGTTGTCATTGTAAATCCTGCGATTATTTTAGGTGCTGGATTTTGGCGTTCAGGAAGCGGTTCATTGTTTAGAACCATCAAAAAAGGACTAAAATATTACACGAAAGGAATTTTGAGTTATGTAGATGTAAAAGATGTTGTTTCCGTGATGATTCAATTGATGAATAGCGATATAAAAGGAGAACGTTTTATTTTAGTTGCTGAAAATTGGAGTTTGGAAAAATTCACGCAAGTGACAGCAAAAGCATTACACGTACAACCACCGCAAAAAGAAGCAAGTGCATTTTTGTTAGGAATCGCTTGGCGAATGGATTGGTGGCGACAATTTTTTACAGGAAAACGACGAAAGTTAACCAAGCAAACGGCGCAATCTATACAATCGCAAAGTTTTTTTGAGAGTAGCAAGATTCAGAAAGCATTGAATTTTACATTTATTCCAGTGGAAGAAAGTATTGAGCGTGTGAGTGAGCGTTATAATGGTTAG
- a CDS encoding TolB-like translocation protein: protein MKKFKIILVVFVIGFLSCENQTEKAKMQFLTEKIPDNIPIEFNQNIIPKNKRIHKGIFSPDLQEYYYTISDKDFENFEIYVIKKKSENWSQPEKAFFNSTYNEHGMSFSPSGNTLYFSSTRPTNINGIHQTWHIWKSDKVDGKWQESTFVDIPNLRTKLVSHPIITNSGTLYFHSSNLDYSEMNIYHSKQVNGTFEDSEKTSISMPLNSVTCTPYVSANEEYIIFASIGKQLDLMISFNDGKGNWTRTKRLNDTINNLGQGNPYVTPDHKFLFFTTGDHLEKNWKVKWVDIASEIEN, encoded by the coding sequence ATGAAGAAATTCAAAATCATTTTAGTAGTATTTGTAATTGGCTTTTTGAGTTGTGAAAACCAAACAGAGAAAGCTAAAATGCAATTTTTAACTGAAAAAATACCAGACAATATTCCTATTGAGTTCAATCAAAATATAATTCCAAAAAATAAACGTATTCACAAAGGAATTTTTAGTCCTGACTTACAAGAATATTATTATACAATTTCTGATAAAGACTTTGAGAATTTTGAAATTTATGTAATTAAAAAGAAGAGCGAAAATTGGTCTCAACCTGAAAAAGCATTTTTTAATAGTACATACAACGAACATGGAATGAGTTTTTCGCCAAGCGGAAATACACTTTATTTCAGCTCTACAAGACCAACGAATATTAATGGAATTCATCAAACTTGGCATATATGGAAATCAGATAAAGTTGATGGAAAATGGCAAGAATCTACTTTTGTAGATATTCCAAACTTGAGAACTAAATTAGTTTCGCATCCAATAATTACAAACTCTGGAACTTTATATTTTCACTCAAGCAATTTAGATTATAGTGAAATGAATATTTATCATTCAAAACAAGTGAATGGTACATTTGAAGACTCAGAAAAAACGTCAATTTCAATGCCATTAAATTCAGTAACGTGTACACCTTATGTTTCAGCAAATGAAGAATATATAATTTTTGCTTCCATAGGAAAACAACTTGATTTAATGATAAGTTTCAATGATGGAAAAGGTAACTGGACGCGTACAAAAAGGTTGAATGACACCATAAATAATTTGGGGCAAGGAAATCCATATGTAACGCCTGATCATAAATTTCTTTTTTTCACAACAGGCGATCATCTAGAAAAGAACTGGAAAGTGAAATGGGTTGATATAGCTTCTGAAATTGAAAATTAG
- a CDS encoding DUF4296 domain-containing protein, with translation MKKYITCLLLVLITVSCREEAVPKPDNLLSEEKMAAILYDVTLINSIKGVNKKKLEESFMHLDTYLYKKHDTDSLQFLASNNYYAANPLKYDKVYSLVEARLYKERKGIENELKAEQKRRDSLQEAKKLERKKNDTLPKPKFKQVQKEKNKK, from the coding sequence ATGAAAAAATATATAACGTGTTTATTGCTTGTATTGATTACAGTTTCTTGTAGAGAAGAAGCCGTGCCAAAACCTGATAATTTATTGTCAGAGGAAAAAATGGCGGCAATTTTATACGATGTTACGTTGATCAATTCTATTAAAGGAGTCAATAAAAAGAAATTGGAAGAAAGTTTCATGCATTTAGACACCTATTTGTACAAAAAGCATGATACGGATAGTTTACAATTCTTAGCGAGTAACAATTACTACGCGGCAAATCCGTTGAAATATGACAAGGTTTATAGTTTGGTTGAAGCACGATTGTACAAAGAGCGCAAAGGAATTGAAAATGAATTAAAAGCCGAACAAAAACGCAGAGATTCTTTACAAGAAGCAAAAAAATTAGAACGTAAAAAGAACGATACGTTGCCGAAGCCTAAGTTTAAGCAAGTGCAGAAGGAGAAGAATAAGAAATAG
- a CDS encoding dihydroorotase: MHKILLKNAQIVSESDIKTADILIEGERISKIGSNLTDEADEVIDATGKHVFPGVIDDQVHFREPGLTHKANIATESRAAIAGGITSFIEMPNTNPQTTTIEKLNDKLNIAKETAFANYSFMFGGTNDNLDEILKVDPTQVAGLKLFLGSSTGNMLVDDEKVLEKIFSSTDMVISVHCEDEATIKKNLAEYKSTYGDDIPMEFHPIIRSEEACYISSSRAIELAKKTGARLHVFHLSTGKETALFDNSIPLEEKKITAEVCIHHLWFSDEDYKEKGTHIKWNPAVKTANDRAQLWEALLDDRIDVIASDHAPHTLEEKSNVYTKAPSGGPLVQHALVAMIQAHKQGKISLEKIAQKMCHNPARLFQVKDRGFIKEGFYADLVLVDVEKPWEVSKDNILYKCGWSPFEGTTFDSTITHTFVNGNLAYAEGIFSEKRHVKQLEFNR, translated from the coding sequence ATGCATAAAATACTACTAAAAAACGCACAAATAGTTAGTGAATCAGACATAAAAACGGCTGATATTTTGATTGAAGGCGAACGAATTTCTAAAATAGGAAGCAATCTTACCGATGAAGCCGATGAAGTAATTGATGCAACTGGAAAGCATGTTTTTCCTGGAGTTATTGACGATCAAGTGCATTTTAGAGAACCTGGATTAACGCACAAAGCAAACATTGCAACGGAATCTAGAGCTGCCATTGCTGGCGGAATTACGTCTTTTATTGAAATGCCAAATACAAATCCGCAAACAACTACTATTGAAAAGTTAAATGATAAGTTAAACATTGCCAAAGAAACCGCGTTTGCAAACTATTCGTTTATGTTTGGTGGAACGAATGATAATTTGGATGAAATCTTAAAGGTTGATCCAACGCAAGTTGCAGGATTAAAACTATTTTTAGGTTCATCTACGGGAAATATGTTGGTGGATGATGAAAAAGTTTTGGAAAAAATATTCTCAAGTACGGATATGGTTATTTCTGTGCATTGTGAAGATGAAGCAACCATTAAAAAGAATTTAGCAGAATACAAATCAACATACGGAGACGATATTCCAATGGAGTTTCATCCGATTATACGAAGTGAAGAAGCTTGCTATATTTCATCTTCGCGCGCAATTGAATTGGCAAAGAAAACAGGCGCACGTTTGCACGTTTTTCATCTGTCAACAGGAAAAGAAACCGCATTATTTGACAATTCGATTCCATTAGAAGAAAAGAAAATTACGGCGGAAGTTTGCATTCATCATTTATGGTTTTCGGATGAAGATTACAAAGAAAAAGGAACACATATAAAGTGGAATCCTGCGGTAAAAACAGCCAATGATCGCGCGCAATTGTGGGAAGCTTTATTAGATGATCGTATTGATGTGATTGCAAGCGATCATGCGCCACATACATTGGAAGAAAAAAGTAATGTGTATACCAAAGCACCTTCTGGCGGACCGTTAGTGCAACATGCGTTAGTTGCCATGATTCAAGCGCACAAACAGGGAAAAATCTCGCTAGAGAAAATTGCACAAAAAATGTGTCACAATCCAGCTAGACTATTTCAAGTAAAAGATAGAGGATTTATAAAAGAAGGTTTTTATGCCGATTTGGTATTGGTTGATGTAGAAAAACCGTGGGAAGTTTCCAAAGACAACATTCTGTATAAATGTGGTTGGTCGCCTTTTGAAGGAACAACGTTTGATTCGACAATAACGCACACATTTGTCAATGGAAATTTAGCGTATGCAGAAGGAATATTTTCTGAAAAACGCCATGTAAAACAGTTAGAATTTAACAGATGA
- a CDS encoding polyprenol monophosphomannose synthase, with amino-acid sequence MSDAIIVIPTYNEIENIEAIIEAVFAQEKAFHILIVDDNSPDGTYKEVEKLQEKYPTQLFLERRKAKTGLGTAYIHGFRWALARDYEYIFEMDADFSHNPTDLIRLYNACANDGADVAIGSRYVKGVNVVNWPMNRVLMSYFASKYVRFITGIPIHDTTAGFICYHRKVLETIGLDNIRFVGYAFQIELKFKAWKHDFNIKEVSVIFTDRTKGESKMDSSIFSEAVFGIIKMKVRSMFTKKKHNA; translated from the coding sequence ATGTCAGACGCAATTATTGTCATACCAACGTATAACGAAATTGAAAATATAGAAGCAATCATTGAAGCAGTTTTTGCTCAAGAGAAAGCGTTTCATATTTTGATTGTGGACGACAATTCTCCTGATGGAACTTATAAAGAGGTTGAAAAACTCCAAGAGAAATACCCAACACAACTATTCTTAGAACGAAGAAAAGCCAAAACTGGCTTAGGAACTGCATATATTCATGGTTTCCGTTGGGCTTTGGCGCGCGATTATGAATATATTTTTGAAATGGATGCTGATTTTTCACACAATCCAACAGACTTAATTCGTTTGTATAATGCGTGTGCAAATGATGGCGCAGATGTCGCTATCGGCTCTCGATATGTAAAAGGTGTCAATGTTGTCAATTGGCCAATGAATCGTGTGTTGATGTCTTATTTCGCTTCTAAGTACGTGCGATTCATCACGGGAATTCCAATTCATGATACAACAGCAGGTTTTATCTGTTACCACAGAAAAGTGTTGGAAACAATCGGTTTGGATAATATTCGGTTTGTCGGCTATGCTTTTCAGATAGAACTCAAATTTAAAGCATGGAAACACGATTTTAACATCAAAGAAGTTTCTGTTATTTTTACCGACAGAACCAAAGGAGAATCTAAAATGGACAGTTCTATATTTTCGGAAGCTGTTTTTGGAATTATCAAAATGAAAGTCAGAAGTATGTTTACTAAAAAGAAACACAATGCATAA
- a CDS encoding DUF4271 domain-containing protein: MLQTVERTIISKDWFTLFFVITFCLLVFTRFVFRKQFGLFLEFLVSNKYQNNFLAKQEDLINGFTTLLFGIQIISFAIFGYVAATFFRPHLVNTPLLFVKIISFLLFFSIIKYIIEKIIAVILDIEKYVNIYNFHKISARNLFGLLLIPINLLIVYWLDGNKYVFFSVILTFFAYNFIVFFFLLKNHQKLIISKLFYFILYLCALEIAPYFVIYKFLIK, from the coding sequence ATGTTACAAACTGTTGAAAGAACGATTATTTCCAAAGATTGGTTCACGTTATTTTTCGTGATTACCTTTTGTTTGTTAGTTTTTACGCGTTTTGTTTTCAGAAAGCAGTTTGGATTATTTTTAGAGTTTTTAGTTTCTAATAAATATCAGAATAACTTTCTTGCAAAGCAAGAAGATTTAATCAACGGTTTTACCACTTTATTATTTGGCATTCAGATCATTTCATTTGCAATATTTGGGTATGTTGCGGCTACTTTTTTTCGCCCACATTTGGTCAATACGCCGTTACTTTTTGTCAAAATCATCTCTTTCCTACTATTTTTCAGCATCATTAAGTACATTATTGAAAAAATAATTGCAGTAATTTTAGACATAGAAAAGTACGTAAATATTTATAACTTTCACAAGATTAGCGCTAGAAACCTATTTGGACTACTTTTGATTCCAATCAACTTACTCATTGTTTATTGGTTAGATGGTAATAAGTATGTGTTTTTCTCAGTAATTCTTACATTTTTTGCATATAATTTCATCGTATTCTTTTTTCTCCTGAAGAATCATCAAAAATTGATAATCAGCAAGTTGTTTTATTTTATTTTGTATCTTTGCGCACTTGAAATTGCCCCCTATTTCGTTATCTATAAATTTTTAATTAAGTAA
- a CDS encoding uroporphyrinogen-III synthase — MKVKTILVSQPEPKIENSPYSKLIDKQKVKIDFRPFIHVEGVCARDVRNQKIDLTKFTAIILTSRNAVDHFFRVAEEMRFKVPDSMKYFCQSEAVAYYLQKYVVYRKRKIYVGKRTFQELSPLIKKYKDESFLLPSSDALKQTVPDTLDTLNISWERGIFYKTVVSDLSDLRDVYYDILVFFSPSGIKSLLANFPSFEQNETRIAVFGNSTIDATTEAGLRVDIKAPTPETPSMTMALAKYIDEVNKK, encoded by the coding sequence ATGAAAGTAAAAACCATTTTAGTTTCTCAACCGGAACCAAAAATTGAGAATTCTCCTTATTCTAAGCTTATTGATAAGCAAAAGGTGAAAATTGATTTCAGGCCGTTTATACACGTTGAAGGAGTATGTGCAAGAGATGTAAGAAATCAAAAAATTGACTTAACAAAGTTTACTGCTATCATTTTGACCAGTAGAAATGCAGTTGACCATTTCTTCAGAGTAGCGGAAGAAATGCGTTTTAAGGTTCCAGATAGTATGAAGTATTTTTGTCAGTCAGAAGCAGTAGCTTACTATTTACAAAAATATGTTGTGTACAGAAAACGTAAAATTTATGTTGGAAAACGCACATTTCAAGAATTGTCTCCGCTTATTAAGAAATATAAAGACGAATCTTTCTTATTACCTTCATCTGACGCTTTGAAACAAACTGTTCCAGATACTTTAGATACTTTAAATATTTCTTGGGAACGCGGCATATTTTATAAAACTGTAGTAAGTGACTTGTCAGATTTACGAGATGTATATTATGACATTTTAGTGTTCTTTAGTCCTTCCGGAATTAAATCTCTATTAGCTAATTTTCCAAGTTTTGAACAGAATGAAACTCGAATTGCTGTCTTTGGAAATTCAACCATTGATGCAACTACGGAAGCTGGATTGAGAGTAGATATTAAAGCTCCAACACCAGAAACACCTTCTATGACAATGGCATTGGCAAAATACATTGACGAAGTAAATAAGAAATAA
- the pckA gene encoding phosphoenolpyruvate carboxykinase (ATP): protein MTNNTFSTKTISLNQYGIKDAKVHYQLSSDQLHEETINKKQGIETSLGAITVNTGEFTGRSPKDRFIVKDSITEDKVWWGDINIPFEPAAFDALYDKVVDYLSEKEIYVRDAYACADKNYKLNIRVINEYPWSNMFAYNMFLRPTEAELDGFEEEWLVVNAPGFMANPEVDGTRQHNFAILNFEKKIALIGGTGYTGEIKKGIFSALNFVLPVFKNTLPMHCSANVGKDGDTAIFFGLSGTGKTTLSADPERKLIGDDEHGWTNENTVFNFEGGCYAKVIDLSEDKEPEIYHAIKKGAILENVVLDENKNVDFADTSITQNTRVSYPIYHIDNIQVPSIGKNPKNIFFLTADAFGVLPPISKLTPGQAAYHFISGYTAKVAGTEAGITEPVPSFSACFGAPFMPLHPTKYAEMLSNKMQEADVNVWLINTGWTGGPYGTGSRMKLKYTRAMITAALEGKLNDVDFHTHPIFGLAMPKACPNVPTEVLNPIDTWENAANYNAKAAELSNSFKKNFAQFSAYANEEIMNGGPIN from the coding sequence ATGACAAATAACACCTTCTCAACGAAAACGATTTCGTTAAATCAATATGGAATCAAAGATGCCAAAGTGCATTATCAACTTTCCTCAGATCAACTTCATGAAGAAACTATAAACAAGAAACAGGGAATTGAAACTTCTTTAGGAGCTATTACTGTGAATACAGGAGAGTTTACTGGAAGATCGCCTAAAGATCGATTTATAGTTAAAGATAGCATTACAGAAGACAAAGTTTGGTGGGGAGACATCAACATTCCTTTTGAACCTGCAGCTTTTGATGCTTTGTATGATAAAGTAGTTGATTATTTATCAGAAAAAGAAATATATGTGCGTGATGCGTATGCGTGTGCAGATAAAAATTATAAGCTAAACATTCGTGTAATCAATGAATATCCTTGGAGCAATATGTTTGCTTACAACATGTTTTTACGTCCTACGGAAGCAGAATTGGATGGTTTTGAAGAAGAATGGTTAGTGGTAAACGCGCCAGGATTTATGGCAAACCCTGAAGTTGACGGAACGCGTCAGCATAATTTTGCTATTTTGAACTTTGAAAAGAAAATCGCTTTAATCGGCGGAACAGGATATACAGGAGAAATCAAAAAAGGAATCTTCTCTGCGTTGAACTTTGTGCTGCCAGTATTCAAAAACACATTGCCTATGCATTGTAGCGCGAATGTTGGTAAAGATGGAGATACTGCTATCTTTTTTGGATTATCAGGAACAGGAAAAACAACGTTGTCAGCAGATCCAGAACGTAAGTTAATTGGTGATGATGAACACGGTTGGACAAACGAAAATACAGTATTCAATTTTGAAGGTGGTTGTTATGCAAAAGTGATCGATCTAAGTGAAGATAAAGAACCAGAAATTTATCATGCTATTAAAAAAGGAGCAATTCTTGAAAATGTGGTGTTGGATGAAAACAAAAATGTAGATTTCGCTGATACGTCTATCACACAAAATACACGTGTAAGTTATCCAATTTATCATATTGACAATATTCAAGTGCCATCTATCGGGAAAAATCCTAAGAATATATTTTTCCTAACGGCGGATGCATTTGGTGTGTTGCCTCCAATTTCAAAATTAACGCCAGGACAAGCGGCATATCATTTTATTTCAGGATATACGGCTAAAGTTGCAGGAACAGAAGCAGGAATTACAGAACCTGTACCAAGTTTTTCGGCTTGTTTTGGAGCACCTTTTATGCCATTACATCCAACAAAATATGCTGAAATGTTAAGTAATAAAATGCAAGAAGCTGATGTAAATGTTTGGTTAATAAACACAGGTTGGACTGGCGGGCCTTACGGAACAGGAAGTCGTATGAAGTTGAAATATACGCGTGCTATGATTACGGCAGCGTTAGAAGGGAAACTAAATGATGTAGATTTCCATACGCATCCAATTTTCGGATTGGCAATGCCAAAAGCGTGTCCAAACGTACCAACGGAAGTATTAAATCCGATTGATACTTGGGAAAACGCTGCTAATTATAATGCGAAAGCTGCTGAATTATCAAACTCATTTAAGAAAAACTTTGCGCAGTTTTCAGCGTATGCAAATGAAGAAATTATGAATGGCGGACCAATAAATTAA
- a CDS encoding DUF423 domain-containing protein — protein MRKKILITGAILGCLVVILGAFGAHALKKILTVDQISSFETGVRYQMYHALLLLFVGATAFISPKAQKLMYVFVLWGIVLFSGSIYLLATNDVTPFNFKVIGFITPIGGTLLIIGWIILIVSFFKLKMDKTT, from the coding sequence ATGAGAAAAAAAATTCTAATCACAGGCGCAATTCTAGGTTGTTTGGTAGTAATTTTGGGAGCATTTGGCGCACACGCACTCAAAAAGATACTTACAGTTGATCAAATTAGTTCTTTTGAAACTGGTGTTCGGTACCAAATGTATCATGCATTATTATTGCTGTTTGTAGGTGCTACTGCGTTTATTTCGCCTAAAGCGCAAAAACTAATGTATGTTTTTGTTTTATGGGGAATCGTTTTGTTTTCAGGTTCCATCTATTTATTAGCTACAAATGATGTTACTCCTTTCAATTTTAAAGTAATTGGCTTCATTACACCAATCGGAGGAACTTTATTAATCATTGGATGGATTATTCTTATCGTGAGTTTTTTTAAGCTGAAAATGGATAAAACGACCTAA
- a CDS encoding saccharopine dehydrogenase family protein — MRNILIIGAGKSASYLIKYFLDKSQTENLHITVGDINLENAQKLVGNHPNASAVLLDVFNEESRKAAIEKASIVISMLPARFHVEVAKDCVHFGKNMVTASYISPEMQALDEAAKAKGLVFMNEVGVDPGIDHMSAMEVIDRIREDGGKIILFESFTGGLVAPESDTNLWNYKFTWNPRNVVLAGQGGTAKFIQEGTYKYIPYHRLYRRTEFLKVEGFGKFEAYANRDSLKYRSVYGLDDILTLYRGTIRRVGFSRAWQMFVILGMTDDSYTIENSAEMSYRDFVNSFLPYSPTDSVELKMRHNLKIDQDDTLWEKLLELDVFNPKKMVGLENATPAQILQKILMDSWTLAPEDKDMLVMYHKFGYEKDGEKHQIESKMVILGEDQTYTAMAKTVGLPVAIAALKILNGEIKTPGVQLPITKEVYAPILKELKEFGITFNEEEVPYFGYDPSNM, encoded by the coding sequence ATGCGAAACATTTTAATTATTGGAGCAGGAAAATCTGCTTCCTATCTCATCAAATATTTTTTAGATAAAAGTCAGACCGAAAATTTACATATAACTGTTGGAGACATCAACCTTGAAAATGCTCAAAAGCTCGTCGGAAATCATCCGAATGCTTCTGCCGTTTTATTAGATGTTTTTAATGAAGAAAGCAGAAAAGCTGCCATTGAAAAAGCGTCCATCGTAATTTCAATGCTTCCAGCGCGTTTTCATGTTGAAGTCGCAAAAGATTGTGTGCATTTTGGAAAAAACATGGTGACTGCTTCCTACATCAGTCCAGAAATGCAAGCACTAGACGAAGCCGCAAAAGCGAAAGGACTCGTTTTTATGAACGAAGTTGGAGTTGATCCAGGAATCGATCACATGAGTGCGATGGAAGTAATTGATCGCATTCGCGAAGATGGCGGAAAAATTATCCTTTTTGAATCGTTTACTGGCGGATTAGTCGCTCCAGAAAGTGATACCAATTTATGGAATTATAAATTCACATGGAATCCTAGAAACGTTGTATTAGCTGGACAAGGTGGAACTGCAAAGTTTATTCAAGAAGGAACTTATAAATACATTCCGTATCACAGATTGTACCGCAGAACTGAATTTTTAAAAGTAGAAGGCTTCGGAAAGTTTGAAGCGTATGCAAATCGCGATTCGTTAAAATACAGAAGCGTTTACGGATTGGACGATATTCTGACCTTATATAGAGGAACAATTAGAAGAGTTGGGTTTTCTAGAGCTTGGCAAATGTTTGTGATTTTAGGAATGACAGACGATAGTTATACGATTGAAAACTCTGCCGAAATGAGTTACCGCGACTTTGTAAATTCGTTTTTACCGTACAGCCCAACAGATTCTGTAGAATTGAAAATGCGCCACAATTTAAAAATAGATCAAGATGATACACTTTGGGAAAAACTGTTAGAATTAGACGTTTTTAATCCGAAGAAAATGGTTGGTTTAGAAAATGCAACGCCAGCACAAATTCTTCAAAAAATATTGATGGATAGTTGGACGCTTGCGCCAGAAGACAAAGATATGCTTGTAATGTATCATAAATTTGGCTACGAAAAAGATGGTGAAAAACATCAAATTGAGTCAAAAATGGTGATTCTTGGTGAAGATCAAACCTACACTGCAATGGCAAAAACCGTTGGATTACCTGTTGCAATTGCTGCCTTGAAAATTTTGAATGGCGAAATTAAAACGCCAGGAGTTCAATTGCCAATTACGAAAGAAGTTTATGCGCCTATTCTAAAAGAATTAAAAGAATTTGGGATTACTTTTAACGAAGAAGAAGTTCCGTATTTTGGGTATGATCCTTCTAATATGTAA